A single region of the Streptomyces caelestis genome encodes:
- a CDS encoding ketoacyl-ACP synthase III family protein: MTRPLLTLERIESAMPGRTVAVEAMARPLGLSRAKVSLFRRVHGLHTLRLDDELPLVDLVVSAARDMVAGLAEPHRVRYVIHARAIHQVAPPTTDVAREVRDRLGLGHAEAFSLTQQNCATGLGALGVAAALLHGGDPRDRVLVVTGEKSFSPLVRLVPNTAIMGEAAAACLVAAGGTGHPVLSHVSRTLGEFSDLVSLPAEDLARFGKAYAPTLAEVVRRAVDEAGLTLPDIDLIIPHNVNLMAWRQTIAELDVPAERVFLDNVARYSHCFASDVFVNYTTLREEGRLTEGRHYVMASVGAGATFNAAVLTYRGPR; this comes from the coding sequence ATGACCCGGCCCCTGCTGACCCTGGAGAGGATCGAGTCCGCCATGCCCGGCCGAACGGTCGCGGTGGAGGCGATGGCACGGCCTCTCGGTCTGAGCCGGGCGAAGGTCTCGCTGTTCCGCAGAGTGCATGGACTGCACACACTGCGGCTCGACGACGAACTTCCCTTGGTGGACCTGGTGGTATCGGCGGCCCGGGACATGGTGGCCGGGCTCGCCGAGCCGCACCGGGTGCGGTACGTGATCCATGCCCGGGCCATCCACCAAGTGGCACCGCCGACGACGGACGTCGCCCGGGAGGTGCGGGACCGGCTCGGGCTCGGTCACGCCGAGGCGTTCTCACTGACGCAGCAGAACTGCGCCACCGGGCTCGGCGCCCTGGGGGTCGCCGCCGCGCTGCTGCACGGCGGCGACCCCCGCGACCGGGTGCTCGTGGTGACGGGCGAGAAGTCATTCTCCCCGCTGGTCCGGCTGGTTCCCAACACCGCGATCATGGGTGAGGCCGCCGCGGCCTGCCTGGTCGCGGCGGGCGGCACGGGCCACCCCGTCCTGTCCCATGTCAGCCGTACCCTCGGCGAGTTCTCGGATCTTGTCTCACTGCCCGCCGAAGATCTGGCCCGGTTCGGTAAGGCGTACGCTCCGACGCTTGCGGAGGTGGTCCGGCGGGCCGTCGACGAGGCCGGGCTCACGCTGCCCGACATCGACCTGATCATCCCGCACAACGTCAACCTGATGGCGTGGCGGCAGACCATCGCGGAGCTGGACGTCCCGGCCGAGCGCGTCTTCCTGGACAACGTCGCGCGGTACAGCCACTGCTTCGCCTCCGACGTCTTCGTCAACTACACGACGCTGCGCGAGGAAGGCCGGCTGACGGAGGGCCGGCACTACGTGATGGCCTCGGTCGGTGCGGGTGCCACCTTCAACGCCGCTGTCCTGACCTACCGGGGGCCGCGATGA
- a CDS encoding holo-ACP synthase, producing the protein MRIGIDVLGLGELDRLQTRPWFRRYTYAAEELALADGFGRERAREFLAGRFAAKEAVLKVLGTGCRDGLMPRHICIARGARSAPVVRLTGAAQRRATEIELSDLTLSIAHKGEYVVAVALGHGDDEPASRAGDVRGTARTILEEIVLRESVRSGRSE; encoded by the coding sequence ATGCGCATCGGGATCGATGTCCTCGGCTTGGGCGAACTGGACCGCCTTCAGACCCGCCCCTGGTTCCGCCGGTACACCTACGCCGCGGAGGAGCTGGCACTCGCCGACGGTTTCGGCCGGGAGCGGGCACGGGAGTTCCTCGCCGGCCGGTTCGCCGCCAAGGAGGCGGTGCTCAAGGTGCTCGGCACGGGGTGCCGCGACGGGCTGATGCCCCGGCACATCTGCATCGCCCGCGGGGCACGGTCCGCGCCGGTGGTGCGGCTGACCGGGGCGGCACAGCGCAGGGCGACGGAGATCGAGCTGTCGGACCTGACGCTGTCCATCGCTCACAAGGGGGAGTACGTCGTCGCCGTGGCCCTGGGCCACGGCGACGACGAGCCGGCGTCACGAGCCGGTGACGTCAGGGGGACCGCGCGGACGATCCTGGAGGAAATCGTCCTGCGCGAGTCGGTGCGGAGCGGACGGTCGGAGTGA
- a CDS encoding type III PLP-dependent enzyme: MTTTEFHVQGLPVSAIADEFGTPLYVYDTDVLRRTYEELRGLTHPAVDIYLSLKANPNISVCGYLGSLGAGAEVSSLVELETARRAGIAPEDTIFLGPGKTRAELEACVAAGLRAIVCESLEELAEVDEMAVAAGRADVPVMLRVNPDFHTKGSGLAMGGKPRQFGIDVALLRNARRVLKGLRRTRVTGFHAYMGTRFLRHEDLVHNTREILAVASSLADETGIELSLVDFGGGFGVPYFDNEPDLNIPELAAGIEATVTPFLEDHPDCRLINELGRYLTAGCGTYVTRARYVKESMGERFVVADGGTNHHMAAVGVGSFVKRNFPIRSLSRYHEEPTGEYTVTGPLCTPNDVIGKRVALPEVRPGDLIGVERSGAYGPSASPGLFLSHGFPAEVMVHQGTAHLVRRRDVVDDLLGKQHLITF, from the coding sequence ATGACCACCACCGAATTCCATGTGCAGGGGCTGCCCGTGTCGGCGATCGCCGACGAGTTCGGCACGCCACTGTACGTGTACGACACGGACGTCCTGCGCCGCACCTACGAGGAACTGCGCGGTCTGACGCACCCCGCGGTCGACATCTATCTGTCGCTCAAGGCCAACCCCAACATCAGTGTCTGCGGCTACCTCGGCAGCCTCGGCGCGGGCGCCGAGGTGTCGTCGCTGGTCGAGCTGGAGACTGCGCGGCGGGCCGGTATCGCGCCCGAGGACACGATCTTCCTGGGCCCCGGCAAGACCCGCGCGGAACTCGAGGCGTGTGTGGCCGCGGGGCTGCGCGCCATCGTGTGCGAGTCACTGGAGGAACTGGCGGAGGTCGACGAGATGGCCGTGGCGGCCGGCCGCGCCGACGTACCGGTCATGCTGCGCGTCAATCCGGACTTCCACACCAAGGGGTCGGGGCTGGCGATGGGCGGAAAACCACGCCAGTTCGGCATCGACGTGGCCCTGCTGCGCAATGCCAGGAGGGTGCTGAAGGGGCTGCGGCGCACCCGGGTCACCGGTTTCCACGCCTATATGGGAACGCGTTTCCTTCGCCATGAGGATTTGGTCCACAACACCCGTGAGATTCTCGCCGTCGCGTCGTCCCTTGCCGACGAGACTGGAATCGAACTGAGTCTCGTCGATTTCGGCGGAGGCTTCGGCGTGCCGTACTTCGACAATGAACCGGACCTGAATATTCCGGAACTCGCGGCGGGCATCGAGGCGACGGTCACCCCATTCCTGGAGGACCATCCCGACTGCCGGCTGATCAACGAGCTCGGCCGGTACCTCACCGCCGGGTGCGGGACGTACGTGACCCGGGCGCGATACGTGAAGGAATCCATGGGCGAGCGGTTCGTCGTGGCCGACGGCGGCACCAACCACCACATGGCCGCCGTCGGGGTGGGCAGCTTCGTCAAGCGGAATTTCCCAATCCGTTCGCTGAGCCGGTACCACGAGGAACCCACCGGCGAGTACACGGTCACCGGCCCCCTCTGCACACCCAACGACGTCATCGGCAAGCGGGTCGCGCTGCCCGAGGTGCGTCCCGGGGACCTCATCGGGGTGGAGCGCTCCGGAGCGTACGGGCCGTCGGCGTCCCCCGGGCTCTTCCTCAGCCACGGGTTCCCGGCCGAGGTCATGGTCCACCAGGGCACCGCCCATCTGGTGCGCCGCCGGGACGTCGTGGACGACCTGCTGGGCAAGCAGCACCTCATCACTTTCTGA
- a CDS encoding 3-aminobutyryl-CoA ammonia lyase has translation MSETVAATLRVRMAQKDAHYGGNLVDGARILQLFGDVVTEITVRIDGDEGLLSGYSEIEFKTPVYVGDYIEVSGLLVGRSRLRRVVEFTARKYIAARYEQGATRAELLGEPVVVCRAVGTAVIPRDAARRPSAGAGRTASADVSRAE, from the coding sequence ATGTCTGAAACGGTTGCCGCGACGCTACGCGTGCGAATGGCTCAAAAGGACGCCCATTACGGCGGAAATCTTGTTGACGGCGCCCGGATACTTCAATTATTCGGCGACGTTGTGACGGAGATCACCGTTCGAATAGACGGGGACGAAGGTCTGCTCAGTGGCTACAGTGAGATCGAATTCAAGACGCCGGTGTATGTCGGTGATTACATTGAGGTGAGCGGACTTCTGGTGGGCAGGAGTAGACTCCGGCGCGTCGTGGAATTCACGGCACGTAAATACATTGCCGCCCGGTACGAGCAAGGGGCCACCCGAGCCGAGCTGCTCGGGGAACCCGTGGTCGTCTGCCGGGCGGTGGGCACCGCCGTGATTCCCCGAGACGCCGCGCGGCGGCCGTCCGCCGGCGCCGGGAGGACGGCGAGCGCCGACGTGTCCCGAGCAGAGTGA
- a CDS encoding 3-oxoacyl-[acyl-carrier-protein] synthase III C-terminal domain-containing protein: MGVTTLEAIASFAPERRVPIENLVDRLGLRRTKLRLFQRVHGLKEIRFDPELSLYDVVLPAARRVVADESTASRVRHVLYAHTTQAVTPAHIDPAREIRDRLGLHRAEAFGLSHQNCASGMAAVDVAGELLRTEGRPGDCALVVTGEQAFSPKIQLIEDVAIMGDAAAACLVTLDGAGDAVRSYVTRTVGEFSAAMLLDEERSLRFSKVYAPELAKVMRRAVAEAGIEFADIDLVVPHNVNLQSWRQTISELGIPREQVFLENVERFSHCFASDVFLNHTTLREAGRLVPGRHYLFATVGLGATFAAMVITHGASITPAGTERDAGREAA; the protein is encoded by the coding sequence ATGGGAGTCACGACCCTTGAGGCGATCGCGTCCTTCGCGCCCGAGCGCCGGGTGCCGATCGAGAACCTGGTGGACCGGCTGGGGTTGCGCCGTACCAAGCTCCGGCTTTTCCAGCGGGTGCACGGCCTCAAGGAGATCCGCTTCGACCCGGAACTGAGCCTCTACGACGTGGTGTTGCCGGCGGCCCGCCGCGTGGTCGCCGACGAGAGCACCGCGAGCCGGGTCCGGCATGTGCTCTACGCCCACACCACGCAGGCGGTGACGCCGGCGCACATCGATCCCGCACGGGAGATCAGGGACCGGCTCGGGCTGCACCGGGCCGAGGCCTTCGGGTTGAGCCACCAGAACTGCGCGAGCGGGATGGCCGCCGTCGACGTGGCCGGTGAACTGCTGCGGACGGAGGGCAGGCCGGGCGACTGCGCTCTGGTCGTCACCGGGGAGCAGGCGTTCTCGCCCAAGATCCAGCTCATCGAGGACGTGGCCATCATGGGCGACGCCGCGGCGGCCTGTCTCGTCACGCTGGACGGGGCGGGCGACGCGGTGCGGTCCTACGTCACCCGTACAGTGGGCGAGTTCTCGGCCGCGATGCTGCTGGACGAGGAGAGGTCGCTGCGCTTCTCCAAGGTGTACGCGCCGGAACTCGCGAAGGTCATGCGCCGGGCCGTCGCCGAGGCGGGGATCGAGTTCGCGGACATCGACCTGGTCGTTCCGCACAACGTCAACCTGCAGTCGTGGCGTCAGACGATCAGCGAGCTGGGCATACCGCGCGAGCAGGTGTTCCTGGAGAACGTGGAGCGATTCAGCCACTGCTTCGCCTCGGACGTCTTCCTCAACCACACGACGTTGCGGGAGGCCGGCCGGCTGGTTCCGGGACGGCACTACCTGTTCGCGACCGTCGGCCTGGGCGCCACCTTCGCGGCCATGGTCATCACTCACGGGGCGTCCATCACTCCGGCGGGGACGGAGCGGGACGCGGGGAGGGAAGCGGCATGA
- a CDS encoding ester cyclase, with product MTHTPPAQTDHGKELFERFVDLWNGEVDFADTPEFIADDFTVHSAELARYLGFPDSRQITTRDGLLDWVTAVRTLLHDVRFTTRPGPLREGDLVAGGYTVTGTYAGGAPTATVAPGTAVRYSGMAIVRLENDRIAEYWVLSDALGLLSQLGAVPRP from the coding sequence ATGACCCACACCCCTCCTGCGCAGACCGATCACGGCAAGGAGCTCTTCGAGCGCTTCGTCGACCTGTGGAACGGGGAGGTGGACTTCGCCGACACGCCGGAGTTCATCGCCGACGACTTCACGGTGCACAGCGCCGAGCTCGCCCGCTACCTCGGCTTTCCCGACTCCAGACAGATCACCACCCGCGACGGCCTGCTCGACTGGGTCACCGCCGTCCGCACGCTTCTGCACGACGTGCGCTTCACCACGCGTCCCGGTCCCCTCAGGGAGGGCGACCTCGTCGCCGGCGGGTACACCGTGACGGGCACCTACGCCGGTGGCGCCCCCACCGCGACCGTCGCTCCCGGAACCGCCGTCCGCTACTCCGGCATGGCCATCGTCCGTCTCGAGAACGACAGGATCGCCGAGTACTGGGTGCTGTCCGACGCCCTCGGACTGCTGTCCCAGCTGGGCGCCGTGCCAAGACCCTGA
- a CDS encoding MFS transporter — protein MSLSTNTSPQPSRVLLVAVTSAFLVGLDSMITVPLVPAIAEDTGTEARLGGLFVSAYALLFALAAPLCGAMSDRLGRRTILTSGLVVFALGNALTGLTSEFTLLLACRALAGLGAAMIMPSVYAMIADTFPFERRGKVMGIVVAGLLSSTVIGVPLGSYLAHLLGWRVAFFAVGGVAVLVCALVLAMIPATGPPAAQQQSAKSPVAVYLAMIGRAVTTPAVLCVLGCTLLWAFALYGMFSNIGVFYAERFGFNEAQTGLAIMGSGAGSMAGALLGGRIADKLGKRTVIVAAALVAAAGVTSVALIGDHLVPVLIVFIVWGTAVGVGQPSLNALVSELRPEMRGTALALNSSAQYGGMTLATTIAALLLDNGVSFGVIGAICGACALAVLPLLVGVRVAARADAADAAGAPAPEAGAKA, from the coding sequence ATGTCCTTATCCACAAACACGTCCCCGCAGCCCAGCCGGGTGCTGCTCGTAGCGGTGACCAGCGCCTTCCTGGTGGGCCTGGATTCGATGATCACCGTTCCGCTTGTGCCGGCCATCGCCGAGGACACCGGAACCGAGGCGCGGCTCGGTGGTCTCTTCGTCAGCGCCTACGCCTTGTTGTTCGCGCTCGCGGCCCCCTTGTGCGGCGCCATGTCGGACCGGCTGGGCCGACGCACGATCCTCACGAGCGGCCTCGTCGTCTTCGCCCTCGGCAACGCCCTGACGGGCCTCACCTCCGAGTTCACCCTGCTGCTCGCCTGCCGGGCCCTCGCCGGCCTGGGCGCCGCGATGATCATGCCGAGCGTATACGCGATGATCGCGGACACTTTCCCGTTCGAGCGCCGGGGCAAGGTCATGGGCATCGTGGTGGCGGGTCTGCTCAGCTCCACCGTCATCGGTGTGCCGCTCGGCTCCTACCTCGCCCATCTCCTGGGCTGGCGCGTCGCGTTCTTCGCCGTCGGTGGGGTGGCCGTCCTCGTCTGCGCACTGGTGCTCGCAATGATCCCCGCGACCGGGCCGCCCGCAGCACAGCAGCAGAGCGCCAAGAGCCCCGTGGCCGTCTACCTCGCCATGATCGGCCGCGCCGTGACGACACCCGCCGTGCTCTGTGTGCTCGGCTGCACCCTGCTGTGGGCCTTCGCGCTGTACGGCATGTTCTCCAACATCGGTGTCTTCTACGCCGAGCGTTTCGGGTTCAACGAGGCGCAGACCGGTCTCGCCATCATGGGATCGGGCGCCGGCAGCATGGCCGGTGCCCTGCTGGGCGGCCGTATCGCGGACAAGCTGGGCAAGCGCACCGTGATCGTGGCGGCCGCCCTGGTCGCGGCCGCCGGCGTGACCTCCGTGGCCCTCATCGGCGACCACCTCGTCCCCGTGCTCATCGTCTTCATCGTGTGGGGTACGGCGGTCGGCGTCGGCCAGCCCTCCCTCAACGCCCTGGTGAGCGAGCTGCGGCCGGAGATGCGCGGCACCGCGCTGGCACTCAACAGCTCCGCCCAGTACGGCGGAATGACGCTGGCGACCACCATCGCCGCCCTCCTGCTGGACAACGGCGTCTCCTTCGGCGTGATCGGCGCGATCTGCGGCGCCTGCGCGCTCGCGGTGCTGCCGCTGCTCGTCGGCGTCCGGGTGGCAGCCAGGGCCGATGCCGCCGACGCGGCGGGAGCGCCCGCGCCGGAAGCCGGGGCGAAGGCATGA
- a CDS encoding alpha/beta fold hydrolase produces the protein MDLLVTASRLRPTLDGSAAPTAFPKAAGPEDGPVVVCFPSMIAISGPQEYAAFTTALPSRAVSVPPLPGFAPGEGLPASLTALADAQAQAALDLAGDRGLVLLGRSTGGWIAHAVARRLVERSAAPRAVVLIDTLACPLDLDDLSMVADQMLAPESSVWMDDHRLIAMGGYLRAFDGWDPEGAGVPTLLVRAQERSGTHDRPRWPLADTVVDVPGDHFTMLGEHAATTARAVDEWLRAALAADRGGEGA, from the coding sequence GTGGATCTGCTGGTCACGGCGTCCCGGCTGCGGCCGACTCTCGACGGGAGCGCGGCACCGACCGCCTTCCCGAAGGCCGCCGGGCCGGAGGACGGCCCCGTGGTGGTCTGCTTCCCCTCCATGATCGCGATCTCCGGGCCGCAGGAGTACGCAGCCTTCACCACCGCTCTGCCGAGCCGCGCCGTGTCGGTTCCGCCGCTTCCCGGATTCGCTCCCGGCGAGGGGCTGCCCGCGTCGCTGACGGCCCTGGCCGACGCACAGGCGCAGGCCGCCCTGGATCTCGCCGGGGACCGGGGGCTGGTGCTCCTCGGCCGGTCCACCGGCGGGTGGATCGCCCACGCCGTAGCGCGGCGGCTGGTGGAGCGGAGCGCGGCGCCCCGCGCGGTGGTGCTGATCGACACCCTCGCCTGTCCCCTGGACCTGGACGATCTCTCCATGGTGGCCGACCAGATGCTCGCCCCGGAGAGCAGCGTCTGGATGGACGACCACCGGCTGATCGCGATGGGCGGCTATCTGCGTGCCTTCGACGGCTGGGACCCGGAGGGCGCCGGGGTGCCCACCCTGCTGGTGCGGGCCCAGGAGCGTTCCGGAACGCACGACCGGCCGCGCTGGCCGCTGGCTGACACGGTCGTCGACGTCCCCGGTGACCACTTCACCATGCTGGGCGAGCACGCGGCGACGACGGCCCGGGCGGTGGACGAGTGGCTGCGGGCGGCCCTCGCTGCGGACCGGGGCGGGGAGGGCGCATGA
- a CDS encoding acyl carrier protein, whose amino-acid sequence MENTAVVESVETALTEVLEREVSGLTADMRLFEDLHLDSTSVMEMLMSLEDSMNVAIDPETLDMDDFMTVGTLTAYLQRLLGEGK is encoded by the coding sequence ATGGAGAACACGGCAGTCGTGGAGTCGGTCGAGACCGCGCTCACCGAGGTGCTCGAACGCGAAGTCAGCGGGCTCACCGCTGACATGCGGCTTTTCGAGGACCTGCACCTGGACTCGACCTCGGTGATGGAGATGCTCATGTCCCTGGAGGACAGCATGAACGTCGCCATCGACCCCGAGACCCTGGACATGGACGACTTCATGACCGTGGGCACGCTCACCGCGTACCTTCAGCGACTGCTCGGCGAGGGGAAGTGA